In one window of bacterium DNA:
- a CDS encoding septal ring lytic transglycosylase RlpA family protein — translation MTIVRICMTIVKSSRIRIHTATALILFAALSVCALPLAAQPGFTQTGQASYYGKKFHGRKTANGERFNMWALTAAHKTIPFGSHVRVTNLDNGKSIDVRINDYGPFRKGRIIDLSRGAAAKIGMIKTGTARVKLEVLGDDGKEDHQKSKGNVEYYAVDIRREQLAGWAVQIASFEKMENLIRYLDRLRARDIDNVFVQMATVKGKLVHRLVVGAYETEAAARWKQKTMKEQGVDGFVFRIP, via the coding sequence ATGACCATTGTGCGTATTTGCATGACCATCGTGAAGAGTTCCAGGATCAGAATACATACGGCCACCGCGCTCATTTTGTTCGCGGCGTTGAGCGTCTGCGCGCTTCCCCTGGCCGCGCAGCCCGGCTTTACGCAGACGGGACAGGCCTCCTACTACGGCAAGAAATTCCACGGACGCAAGACCGCCAACGGCGAACGCTTCAATATGTGGGCGCTGACGGCGGCGCATAAAACCATTCCCTTCGGTTCGCATGTGCGCGTGACCAATCTCGATAACGGGAAATCCATCGACGTGCGCATCAACGACTACGGTCCCTTCCGCAAGGGACGCATTATTGACCTCTCCCGCGGCGCCGCGGCGAAGATCGGCATGATCAAAACCGGTACGGCGCGCGTGAAACTCGAGGTACTCGGCGACGACGGGAAAGAGGATCACCAGAAGTCCAAGGGCAATGTCGAGTACTACGCGGTGGATATCCGCCGTGAACAGCTCGCGGGCTGGGCCGTACAGATCGCATCCTTCGAAAAGATGGAAAACCTCATCCGCTATCTCGACCGTCTGCGCGCACGCGATATCGACAACGTCTTCGTCCAGATGGCCACGGTGAAAGGAAAACTCGTCCACCGTCTCGTCGTCGGCGCCTATGAAACCGAAGCCGCCGCACGCTGGAAACAGAAGACCATGAAAGAACAGGGCGTGGACGGTTTCGTATTCCGCATCCCCTGA
- a CDS encoding TraB/GumN family protein: MKKLLSLLFLISLFPHATPAQSLLWKVEGKDLSAPSYLFGTIHALCASEADLPDIVVEGVNSTAQIALELDLDDPALQVEMGHISFMPGDSTLNDVFSPEDYARLSLYLKDSVGMSLDQMNKLRPFFLVGLLITKVLRCKVTSFEEMFMAFARTQDKEIVGIETPAEQLDAFSSISMKEQADMVMEMVDHMDSTRTEFRKLAKLYKEQDLEGLREFVEHSNVEYGRYSAAMLVDRNERWVPRIERIMQAKPTFFAVGAGHLPGEHGVLSLLRKAGYKVSPVR; the protein is encoded by the coding sequence ATGAAAAAGCTGCTTTCCCTGCTTTTCCTCATTTCCCTGTTTCCCCATGCGACTCCAGCGCAGAGCCTGCTCTGGAAAGTCGAGGGAAAGGACCTCAGTGCACCTTCCTACCTTTTCGGCACCATTCACGCGCTTTGCGCCAGCGAGGCGGACCTGCCGGATATCGTGGTCGAAGGGGTGAACAGCACGGCGCAGATCGCACTGGAGCTGGATCTGGACGATCCGGCGCTGCAGGTGGAAATGGGACATATCTCTTTCATGCCCGGTGACAGCACGCTGAACGATGTGTTCTCGCCCGAGGATTATGCCCGCCTGTCGCTGTACCTCAAGGATTCGGTCGGCATGTCACTCGATCAGATGAACAAGCTGCGGCCGTTTTTCCTGGTGGGACTGCTCATCACCAAGGTGCTACGCTGCAAGGTGACGTCGTTCGAGGAAATGTTCATGGCGTTTGCGCGCACGCAGGACAAGGAAATCGTCGGCATTGAAACACCGGCGGAGCAGCTCGACGCCTTCAGCAGCATCAGTATGAAGGAGCAGGCCGACATGGTGATGGAGATGGTGGATCATATGGACAGTACGCGCACGGAATTCCGCAAGCTGGCGAAGCTGTACAAGGAACAGGACCTGGAGGGACTCCGCGAATTCGTCGAGCATTCAAATGTGGAATATGGCCGCTACAGTGCCGCCATGCTGGTGGACAGGAACGAGCGCTGGGTGCCGCGTATCGAGCGTATCATGCAGGCCAAACCCACGTTTTTTGCCGTCGGTGCGGGACACCTGCCTGGTGAGCACGGTGTGCTTTCCCTGCTTCGAAAAGCGGGCTACAAGGTGTCGCCGGTTCGCTAA